acatgctcctaaacactttctgggcgaacacttttggcctctcacacttaggcaaattttcactctcccaattcacatatatgggggaacttcaaatgctcataactccggaaccctaagtcctagagactcaagggtggtaccgttggactcggggtacacacaaatgtgggggtaggttaaggtcccatgtctctatcttgctcccctgaggatcggtcaaaactgaccctggttaaaaccccaaacctTGTACACTCtgaacaaccctaaacaccaacttcagcttgacaaaaagttccataaaaaggggggtccaaaccactcctaaggctctgaaacgtgctcctaaacactttctgggggaacacttttggcctctcacactctggccctgtacactcttagcaaccctaaacaccaacttcagcttgacaaaaagtaccataaaaaggggggtccaaaccactcctaaggctctgaaacgtgctcctaaacactttctgggggaacacttttggcctctcacacttaggcaaattttcactctccgaATTCACTTTTTTgagggaacttcaaatgctcataactccggaaccctaagtcctagacactcaagggtggtaccgttggactcggggtacacacaaatgggggggtaggacaaggtcccatgtctctatcttgctcccctgaggatcggtcaaaactgaccctggttaaaaccccaaacctTGTACACTCtgaacaaccctaaacaccaacttcagcttgacaaaaagtaccacaaaaaggggggtccaaaccactccttaggctctgaaacgtgctcctaaacactttctgggggaacacttttggcctctcaaacttaggcaaattttcactctcccaattcacatatatgggggaacttcaaatgctcataactccggaaccctaagtcctagagactcaagggtggtaccgttggactcggggtacacacaaatgtgggggtaggttaaggtcccatgtctctatcttgctcccctgaggatcggtcaaaactgaccctggttaaaacccaaaattttcactctcccaactcacttatatgggggaaattcaaatgatcataactccggaaccctaagtcctagagactgaagtgtggtaccattggactcggggtacacacaaatgggggggtaggacaaggtcccatgtctctatcttgctcccctgaggatcggtcaaaactgaccctggttaaaaccccaaacctTGTACACTCtgaacaaccctaaacaccaacttcagcttgacaaaaagtgccataaaaaggggggtccaaaccactcctaaggctctgaaacgtgctcctaaacactttctgggggaacacttttggcctctcacacttaggccctgtacactcttagcaaccctaaacaccaacttcaagttgacaaaaagtaccacaaaaaggggggtccaaaccactccttaggctctgaaacgtgctcctaaacactttctgggggaacacttttggcctctcacactctggccctgtacactcttagcaaccctaaacaccaacttcaacttgacaaaaagtaccacaaaaaggggggtccaaaccactccttaggctctgaaacgtgctcctaaacactttctgggggaacacttttggcctctcacacttaggccctgtacactcttagcaaccctaaacaccaacttcaagttgacaaaaagtaccacaaaaaggggggtccaaaccactccttaggctctgaaacgtgctcctaaacactttctgggggaacacttttggcctctcacacttaggccctgtacattcttagcaaccctaaacaccaacttcaacttgacaaaaagtaccacaaaaaggggggtccaaaccactcctaaggctctgaaatgtgctcctaaacactttctgggggaacacttttggcctctcacacttaggccctgtacactcttagcaaccctaaacaccaacttcaagttgacaaaaagtaccacaaaaaggggggtccaaaccactccttaggctctgaaacgtgctcctaaacactttctgggggaacacttttggcctctcacactctggccctgtacactcttagcaaccctaaacaccaacttcaacttgacaaaaagtaccacaaaaaggggggtccaaaccactcctaaggctctgaaatgtgctcctaaacactttctgggggaacacttttggcctctcacaggccttgtacactcttagcaaccctaaacaccaacttcaacttgacaaaaagtaccacaaaaaggggggtccaaaccactcctaaggctctgaaacgtgctcctaaacactttctgggggaacacttttggcctctcacacttaggccctgtacactcttagcaaccctaaacaccaacttcaagttgacaaaaagtaccacaaaaaggggggtccaaaccactccttaggctctgaaacgtgctcctaaacactttctgggggaacacttttggcctctcacactggccctgtacactcttagcaaccctaaacaccaacttcaacttgacaaaaagtaccacaaaaaggggggtccaaaccactcctaaggctctgaaacatgctcctaaacactttctgggggaacacttttggcctctcacacttaggcaaattttcactctccgaATTCACTTTTTTgagggaacttcaaatgctcataactccggaaccctaagtcctagacactcaagggtggtaccgttggactcggggtacacacaaatgggggggtaggacaaggtcccatgtctctatcttgctcccctgaggatcggtcaaaactgaccctggttaaaaccccaaacctTGTACACTCtgaacaaccctaaacaccaacttcagcttgacaaaaagtaccacaaaaaggggggtccaaaccactccttaggctctgaaacgtgctcctaaacactttctgggggaacacttttggcctctcaaacttaggcaaattttcactctcccaattcacatatatgggggaacttcaaatgctcataactccggaaccctaagtcctagagactcaagggtggtaccgttggactcggggtacacacaaatgtgggggtaggttaaggtcccatgtctctatcttgctcccctgaggatcggtcaaaactgaccctggttaaaacccaaaattttcactctcccaactcacatatatgggggaacttcaaatgctcataactccggaaccctaagtcctagagactcaagggtggtaccgttggactcggggtacacacaaatgtgggggtaggacaaggtcccatgtctctatcttgctcccctgaggatcggtcaaaactgaccctggttaaaaccccaaacctTGTACACTCtgaacaaccctaaacaccaacttcaagttgacaaaaagtaccacaaaaaggggggtccaaaccactccttaggctctgaaacgtgctcctaaacactttctgggggaacacttttggcctctcacactttggcaaattttcactctccgaATTcacttatttgggggaacttcaaatgctcataactccggaaccctaagtcctagagactcaagggtggtaccgttggactcggggtacacacaaatgtgggggtaggacaaggtcccatgtctctatcttgctcccctgaggatcggtcaaaactgaccctggttaaaaccccaaacctTGTACACTCtgaacaaccctaaacaccaacttcagcttgacaaaaagtaccataaaaaggggggtccaaaccactcctaaggctctgaaacgtgctcctaaacactttctgggggaacacttttggcctctcacactctggccctgtacactcttagcaaccctaaacaccaacttcagcttgacaaaaagtaccataaaaaggggggtccaaaccactcctaaggctctgaaacgtgctcctaaacactttctgggggaacacttttggcctctcacacttaggcaaattttcactctccgaATTCACTTTTTTgagggaacttcaaatgctcataactccggaaccctaagtcctagacactcaagggtggtaccgttggactcggggtacacacaaatgggggggtaggacaaggtcccatgtctctatcttgctcccctgaggatcggtcaaaactgaccctggttaaaaccccaaacctTGTACACTCtgaacaaccctaaacaccaacttcagcttgacaaaaagtaccacaaaaaggggggtccaaaccactccttaggctctgaaacgtgctcctaaacactttctgggggaacacttttggcctctcaaacttaggcaaattttcactctcccaattcacatatatgggggaacttcaaatgctcataactccggaaccctaagtcctagagactcaagggtggtaccgttggactcggggtacacacaaatgtgggggtaggttaaggtcccatgtctctatcttgctcccctgaggatcggtcaaaactgaccctggttaaaacccaaaattttcactctcccaactcacttatatgggggaaattcaaatgatcataactccagaaccctaagtcctagagactgaagtgtggtaccgttggactcggggtacacacaaatgggggggtaggacaaggtcccatgtctctatcttgctcccctgaggatcggtcaaaactgaccctggttaaaaccccaaacctTGTACACTCtgaacaaccctaaacaccaacttcagcttgacaaaaagtaccataaaaaggggggtccaaaccactccttaggctctgaaacgtgctcctaaacactttctgggggaacacttttggcctctcacacttaggccctgtacactcttagcagccctaaacaccaacttcaacttgacaaaaagtaccacaaaaaggggggtccaaaccactcctaaggctctgaaatgtgctcctaaacactttctgggggaacacttttggcctctcacacttaggccctgtacactcttagcaaccctaaacaccaacttcaagttgacaaaaagtaccacaaaaaggggggtccaaaccactccttaggctctgaaacgtgctcctaaacactttctgggggaacacttttggcctctcacactctggccctgtacactcttagcaaccctaaacaccaacttcaacttgacaaaaagtaccacaaaaaggggggtccaaaccactcctaaggctctgaaatgtgctcctaaacactttctgggggaacacttttggcctctcacaggccttgtacactcttagcaaccctaaacaccaacttcaacttgacaaaaagtgccacaaaaagtggggtccaaaccactccttaggctctgaaacgtgctcctaaacactttctgggggaacacttttggcctctcacactttggcaaattttcactctccgaATTcacttatttgggggaacttcaaatgctcataactccggaaccctaagtcctagagactcaagggtggtaccgttggactcggggtacacacaaatgtgggggtaggacaaggtcccatgtctctatcttgctcccctgaggatcggtcaaaactgaccctggttaaaaccccaaacctTGTACACTCtgaacaaccctaaacaccaacttcagcttgacaaaaagtaccataaaaaggggggtccaaaccactccttaggctctgaaacgtgctcctaaacactttctgggggaacacttttggcctctcacacttaggccctgtacattcttagcaaccctaaacaccaaccaccacacttaggcaaattttcactctccgaattcacttttttgggggaacttcaaatgctcataactccggaaccctaagtcctagagactcaagggtggtaccgttggactcggggtacacacaaatggcggggtaggacaaggtcccatgtctctatcttgctcccctgaggatcggtcaaaactgaccctggttaaaaccccaaaccttgtacactcttagcaaccctaaacaccaacttcagcttgacaaaaagtaccacaaaaaggggggtccaaaccactccttaggctctgaaacgtgctcctaaacactttctgggggaacacttttggcctctcacacttaggccctgtacactcttagcaaccctaaacaccaaccaccacacttaggcaaattttcactctccgaattcacttttttgggggaacttcaaatgctcataactccggaaccctaagtcctagacactcaagggtggtaccgttggactcggggtacacacaaatgggggggtaggacaaggtcccatgtctctatattgctcccctgaggatcggtcaaaactgaccctggttaaaaccccaaacctTGTACACTCtgaacaaccctaaacaccaacttcagcttgacaaaaagtaccacaaaaaggggggtccaaaccactcctaaggctctgaaacgtgctcctaaacactttctgggggaacacttttggcctctcacacttaggcaaattttcactctcccaattCACTTATacgggggaacttcaaatgctcataactccagaaccctaagtcttagagactcaagggtggtaccgttggactcggggtacacacaaatggggggggtaggacaaggtcccatgtctctatcttactcccctgaggatcggtcaaaaatgtcacatcctcaaaatgtcataaaaatggtcatagtatagtaaggcatcaaaatcggccaaaaaaaggcgcGTGTGAACCTGACATCGCACCGCTGAGACAGATATATTGAGACAAACTAAAGTCACCCAAAAGCTAAGAAGAGGAAATATGTGACCCGACATCACATGGAGACGGAGATAATGAgacaaatgttttcttcttcctgggGAAGTAACAAAATAATTGAGGAGCACTGATGTAGCTACACATACTTTCATGCTTGGATACAAACCTACATTCATATGTATTAAATGTGTATTAAAATTAGGAGGTAACGCTGAGGTTTGCGTCAGTGAAGGTTTCACTTTGAGCTCTAGACAAAAACAACGTGATGAAATGAGTTCCAGCTTCAGTCGACTGGCGTTACTCAGGTGCCACTTACCTGTGTGAGCTGTGACTGGTTTCTGCTTTGATGGTCACACTTCGTCCGACGCTCAGTCCTTTACCCAGCTCACCTGTGAAGGGAACGTTCCTTCatataaacatacaaacatggaTGCACCATGTGATGGTTTGTATCCAAacatgagtttgtgtgtgtgtgtgtgtgtgtacagtgctTAACAAAGTTATTAGactgtttaaaactaaaaatgttgttgtttattcagcaaataacaaaaacaactaaacaGTCCTTTTTCATACATAAtaaccaaaaataaaatcaagcatGATATTCAACCACTAAATCTAATTGTTCTGTTCAGAAATGCAAGTAAATCACTATAATCTGATCTTAATCAggaaataataacaataacaataataatgtgttgttaaaggtacagtgtgtgtgtgtgtgtgtttcccgtGCTGCCAGTAACAGACATGACTCTGACTCCAGATTAGGTTCTTTTACTGGtctcagacagactcagtcatCAGTTAACAGCTCGATGTTTTTCTGGATGGAAACTTGGTTCAGCCTCATTCATAAAATTTCTGATTTTAACAGTTTGAATCTTGTAAAACATAAAGGACGTCAGGTTATTACTGCTGCAGCACTTCTACAAACACAGACTATAAAACGAGGGCTTCAGAGCATCTTGATGTCCAGTAGCGTGACGTCTCCCAGAACCTCCACCTGGTTGATCCGGCTCAGGTCCTTGACTCGGTGTCTGTAGTCCAGCAGGTGGAGCCCGTTAACGGCAACTCTGAAATGCTGAGAGTCGCAGAGGACGATCATCTGCAGAGGAAACGTAGAAAAACCCGTAAGACAGAGTGAAACTCGTTTTCTcagaaataaagtgaaaccAGACCAAACACCTGAGGATGAACAGCAGTGAAGTAAAACACAGGTGATGAGCATCATACCTGTCAGAACACAGTGTAAATGCTCTTCATAAGTTCCCAAAGGTTTAAAAATGACTCAGTGATTTTAATGTATTAAATTCCTATAAACTACAAACAAataattcagatttattttctctaatCAGAGGAAATGGACCAGAAACCTGAAAGAACGTGTTTCAAACTGAGCTGCTGATTCTCACATGTGATGTTTCCAGTCACTTCAGCTAAACGATCAATATGTGAAGCCTGGAAAGAGAACAGCCTGCAGGGGTCAAAGGGCATGACGTACCTCAAAGTACTGTCCGGCCGTGAAGGGGAAGGAGTCCAGAGCGGTCTCCTCGGGGCCCCAGCACTTGGACAGGAAGGAGTTTCTGACGAAGGCTCGTTGCTTCAGACGAGGGTTCAGGTGCAGAGCGATGTCGCCGCCCGAGACTCGAAGGTTCACACAGAAACTGAAGGAAACACACATGCGTTTTATCGCGTTTCCAAATGTTCAGGAGCCTTTCACAGGATAAATGAAGTGTTCAGATCCTTCACTGTAAAATCCTGACGGCTAAAAGTAAAGAGGTAGGATCAGAAAACGTTTCTCTGTTGAATCAGACTCATCAGATAATTATTAGTTATTATAAGTaacagcagcattttacagctgcagctcagtttGCAGCTCCGTCTGAGGTTTGATGGAAAATATtcaatttgtttcattttgattttttgtctttttgctttAATTTCAACTGAAATTTAGACAGAACCTAAAAATAttctttaactttaaaataactttttctGGAAAAGTGGAAAGTAAGTAAGTACAACTCTGAGCTGCTCGtactccacaacatttcagagggaaatgtttcACCACATTGAGATGACAGAAATATGATGTGCTGATGGAAAATTGTTGTGTTGGTGTAAAATTAGGAGGTAACGCTGAAGTTTGCGTCACTGAAGCTTTCACTTTGAGCTCTGAACGAAacaaatgtgatgaaatgagTTCCAGCTTCAGTAGACTGACGTCACTCAGGTGTCACTTACCTGTGTGAGCTGTGACTGGTTTCTGCTTTGATGGTGACACTTCGTCCGACGCTCAGTCCTTTACCCAGCTCACCTGTGAAGGGAACGCTCTGCGGACAGAAAGGTGTCGTCAGATGAAAGGAAAACTCGTTCTTCAACAATGAAAATCCGAGTCTCGTCCACAGGAACTGATCGGTCCCTCAACAATAAATAAGTGAAACTATCCTGATAATCAATGAgttgtttttcaaaaatttcAAAGCTTCATCACCTGGAGCTTTGAAAACTCATGACgaccattttctgacattttacaggcaAACGACTGATCAATGAACTGATTAATCAGCTGATCGTTCTTATGTAAACCTCCAAATGAACCACACGGACCATCATGCATCTGTGACACTCACCAAGTTCCCTGAAGAGGAAATTATGGGCTGGAAGAGGAACgaagaagaaaatcagtttaaagacagaaacagaaaaacttgaAGGTTAATGATTTACACTCAGCACATAAACCTGTAATCAGTGTTTCTAACTCAGCTCGTGTAGTTAGACGCAGAATTTTAAAGGGTTTATCAACATTTGTTCTTCATACATGTTTCTACACAtgatgtatatactgtatgttacagAATAAATCGAgggatttaaaataaagaagCACTGTGAAGATCAGCTGACTGATTTGTTCTTACGTTCATCTCTGAGTCCTGGTTGGTCAAACTGGCTGCAGGAgaaactgaaatctgaaaaacaacaacaacaataacaataacaacaacagcagctcagaaacTTCATCACACGTTTTAtcagatgaaataaaacttCAAACTAACGTGACAGAGACTCTGTGCAGAGAAGGACTCACCGAGCTCGGGGGGAGGACGCCCACAGCGTCAACTTTGACCTTCCCTGACATGAAGAGCGTGTCGACTCGCTCCAGCTCCAGTCTGTGTTTATACTCCAACAAGTGAGCTCCGTTCACAgccacctgcagcacagaccaGGAAGTACTCAGGTCCTGAACTGCAGCTACTCTGATCTTTCTCTCCTGATGAAtgattgttgcagctctaatcaAAGTTCCTGTttgtagctgttctggagcttttgatcacgTTGcctgatcttcatcagcagatacAGTTATGCAGCTGCGGAcatttctgcttcctgtttacTGAAAAGCCTCTAACTCAAACAAAAACGTGATAATGATCGAAAGCTCCAGGCCAGTCACTAAATGGACTCTAACGTGAGGCTGTTCGGTCAACTGTCAAACATTCAAGgtttaaatctgatttattgTTTACTGAAGCTGTTTACATCAGAGAcgtctgtaaacaaacacagcaaactctTCATTTCACACGTGACAGCGTCAGTCAAAGCGTCCTGTAGCAGCTGGACTCCCACCTTGAACTTGTCCTTCAGGACGAGGACGATGAGTTCGAACGTGCCCCCGGGGGTGAAGGGCATCTCGTACAGGATCTCCTCTCTGCCCCAGCGCTCCCCCTGCAGCGTGTTGCAGACGATGCACGGTGACCTCTGAAACCTCGGGTTGAAGTGAAACGCCACGTCAGCCCTCGGCTTCACGCTGCTGCCACACGTGAAATCCACCTGGAACCTGCGAGACAGCGCAGAGGGAGGACAGGTGAGTGAGCAATAAGACACAGAGGAACTGAATACCATGTTTTTGAAGACTTGTAAAATCctggaaacattttattatgtCATCCATCTGTTTGTAATGATGCTGTAAACACAGGTGGGTCACACAGGTGTAAGAGGTCAAACAAGGTTTTGTACTTGATGATTTCTGTGCTGCGAGTCCTCACCTGTCTGCGTTAGACGGCACTGAGCCCTGAATGAGAACCATCTCCCCCGGCTGCAAACCACCCAGGATGGTCCCGGCGAAGGGGATCACCTGTGGAGGAAAACGGTCAGTGACACTCATGAATCTGCAGGTGAGCGGGACAGAACTGAACATCTGCCAACACCTGAGGGGAACCAAGGGAAGCCAGGAGAACCAGGAGTTTGGTGAGTGAGAAAGAACGAAGAATGTTGAATGATTCTTAAACATTTCCAGTGTTACAGTTTTATCCTACATCGAGCTGGCCCCCTTCCATCAGGTTTCACtggcaggaaaaacaaagcgtCTCCACAGGAAAACGAGTCGCCCACTGAACTTTTGTTTCGCCACGCCAAACTACACTCAAAACTGAGgccatttaaatattttctagCGTTTCTACAAACGGCAAACTGCGACACGACCAGAGCTGAGACGGAACATGGATGGGATTAAATCGCTCTTTAATTCGGCTCATACGAAAAACACTCAGCTGGGCTCGTATTCTAACGAAGGAACTCTCAAATGTAGAGTCCGCTTGGATGGTCGGGTGGGACCGAGCTGTCCGAACCAAAAGCTTCAGTCACTAACTTTGCTTAAATAAACTTTGGTGGATGCGATTTCGCCGAATTCACCGTGAATGCTGCCAAATCGATAAAGTAGTTCAGTCACGTTATACAAGAACATTTCACGTTTCACATTCTTTAGTTTTGATAGCGAGATACAACGAAGTAAACTGAGCGCTAAGCTAAGATGGTAGCTAGCCCGCTCACAGACAAATCCTCGATTAACTGTCGATTAAACGGCAGTGACAACAATGAAAATGAGTCGAAACAGATAATGATGTGTAAGATAAAGTCTTACCGGGTTTAAAAAAGTCTGTTTCGGGTTTGAAACCGACATTTTGGAGCAGAACAACTGCGACCTGAGCctagtttgtgttgtgtttacttcCGCATCAAACGTCAGCGCGGTTTCCGGTTGTAAGGATGAGACAGCAGCTTCTAACGGGAAAACAAGGTTAGAACCACAAATCAGTGCACAGGTTTAAAATGCTCTGCTTCCGCCGTCGATAGAGTCGGTTAACCggcctgtgggaaacactggtCCGGATCCACGGTTTAAAAACCGGATTCTGAGACGGCCAGCGACTCCGGGGGATGACGCTGCTGTCCGCTCCTTACACACCGCAGAGGTTTGGAGGATGATCGGTCTCCTGACTCCAATCAGGACTAAAGAACTTCCACAGTTCACCAGAAACCACATCAGATGATCCGAGCGTGACTCGGTGGATTCATCGTTTccacgacaaaaaaaaaacaaaaaaaaaaaactcacgtTTAAAGCCGCGGTTCTCTGATTaacaataaactgaacatgtttaATATTCGTCTCTTCAAGTCTTTAATAGATTTAACTTCAGTAATTCAGTAATTTGACTTCAGTTTTCATCTTAATACAGTTTCTAAtgacataaaaacagagaagagcatCTTCACAGAGGAGAAACTTTAACCAGAGAGAGATTCAAACAAG
This genomic stretch from Toxotes jaculatrix isolate fToxJac2 chromosome 19, fToxJac2.pri, whole genome shotgun sequence harbors:
- the lgals8a gene encoding galectin-8, whose amino-acid sequence is MSVSNPKQTFLNPVIPFAGTILGGLQPGEMVLIQGSVPSNADRFQVDFTCGSSVKPRADVAFHFNPRFQRSPCIVCNTLQGERWGREEILYEMPFTPGGTFELIVLVLKDKFKVAVNGAHLLEYKHRLELERVDTLFMSGKVKVDAVGVLPPSSISVSPAASLTNQDSEMNPIISSSGNLSVPFTGELGKGLSVGRSVTIKAETSHSSHSFCVNLRVSGGDIALHLNPRLKQRAFVRNSFLSKCWGPEETALDSFPFTAGQYFEMIVLCDSQHFRVAVNGLHLLDYRHRVKDLSRINQVEVLGDVTLLDIKML